The stretch of DNA GCCCTTTTGTCAAGATACCGGGATTTGCGTGCAATAAGGTCTTGCAGACGGACAACTTTTATTCTATAATTGAAATTGTCTTTATGATGATTACTATTGTTTTTCACAGGCATACGCGGAGGTCTAAATGAATCAGCTCATAGTACAAAAATACGGTGGCACATCTGTCGGTTCAATCGAAAGGATACGATGCGTCGCGAAAAAAATAATCGAAACCAAAAAGAAGTATGGCAGTGTGGTTGCAGTGGTATCAGCCATGGGTGACAGCACGGACCGCTTAGTAGAAATGGCATATTCCATATCTGCAAAGCCTTCCGAACGCGAAATGGACATGCTTCTTTCAACGGGGGAAATGGTTTCTATCTCCCTTTTGTCAATGGCCATAGAAGCCGAAGGATATGAGGCAGTTTCTCTTACCGGCCCCCAATCAGGAATAATAACCGACCTTCATCACAAGAATGCGCGAATTCTCGACATAGACACTGCAAGGATTCTTAGGGAGATTGATGAAGGACGCATTGTAGTGGCCGCAGGTTTTCAGGGGATTACAGAAAAACGCGACATTGCAACGCTTGGAAGAGGTGGTTCCGACACCACTGCAGTGGCTTTGGCAGCAGCGCTAAATGCCGAGAAATGCGAAATTTATACGGATGTTGACGGAATATACACGAGCGACCCACGCAAGGTTAGAAATGCCAAAAAACTCGATGTGATTTCATACGATGAAATGCTTGAATTGGCCTTTCTCGGAGCACAGATCCTTCATCCCCGTTCAGTGGAGCTGGCAAGAAAATTTAAAGTACCTCTTGAAGTGAAATCAAGCTTCGAGGACAAACCCGGAACAAGAATAGTGGAGGTTGACCAAGTGGAAAAAGTGGTAGTTAGAGGCGTAACCCTTGATGAAGACATAGCAAAAATTACGATAATGGAGGTCCCCGACCGCCCCGGCATTGCTTTCAAACTCTTCTCGGAGCTCGCCGGAGAAAGCATCCCCATAGATATGATCATACAAAACATTAGCAGGGACAATGTCAACGATGTTTCGTTCACGGTCAAGAAGGACCATCTTGATAAAGCCCTTTCAATAAGCAGAAGGGTTTCCAAAGAAATTCTGGCCAAGGAGGTTTCCTTCGACGACGAGGTCTGCAAGCTCTCCATAGTGGGAACGGGCATAGCTAACAGTGTCAACGTCGCTTCCAATCTTTTCGAATCACTTTTTGAACTCGGCGTAAACATACAGATGATAAGCACCTCCGATATAAAGATATCCTGTATTATCGACAAGGCTTCCGGCAATGAGGTTTTGTCCCATATTCACGACCGTTTCATACTTAATGATATCGCAATAGAAAAAAAGAGTTGAAACGAATAGTTTAAACATAATAATTTGATTTTTTTAACAAAAAATATGCTTGATAGGTTATACTATTATTGGAGAATGTCTATTTGGATTTTTACTTAACAATCACTAGCTTAAGAAATCATGCGATAACTGG from Peptostreptococcaceae bacterium encodes:
- a CDS encoding aspartate kinase translates to MNQLIVQKYGGTSVGSIERIRCVAKKIIETKKKYGSVVAVVSAMGDSTDRLVEMAYSISAKPSEREMDMLLSTGEMVSISLLSMAIEAEGYEAVSLTGPQSGIITDLHHKNARILDIDTARILREIDEGRIVVAAGFQGITEKRDIATLGRGGSDTTAVALAAALNAEKCEIYTDVDGIYTSDPRKVRNAKKLDVISYDEMLELAFLGAQILHPRSVELARKFKVPLEVKSSFEDKPGTRIVEVDQVEKVVVRGVTLDEDIAKITIMEVPDRPGIAFKLFSELAGESIPIDMIIQNISRDNVNDVSFTVKKDHLDKALSISRRVSKEILAKEVSFDDEVCKLSIVGTGIANSVNVASNLFESLFELGVNIQMISTSDIKISCIIDKASGNEVLSHIHDRFILNDIAIEKKS